A stretch of DNA from Bacillus sp. Marseille-Q1617:
AGATGATTCGGCAATAAATTCCATATACCTTTAAGAATCCACCAAACCGGACTCAATGTGAGCTTAATCGCCCATTTAATGATGGAATAAACCATCTTCAACAGGAAGGTTACGGCTTTCAAGAGCCCCTTCGCTATAGAAAGAACCAGCGTAATCAGTAAAACCACTAACCATTTTATCGGTGAATACACTATCTTTTTCACCATTGAAACAAAAAAATTGTAAAGTGAAATGAAAAAAAGGATCAGTTTTTCCAGCAAATGAAGATATCCTTGTTTAAGCAGCGCCTGGTATCCGGCAAATCCGCAGAGCAGCGCGATGAAGATATAAAAGCGGAGCTCCCCGAAGTTGACGGAAAACA
This window harbors:
- the yabQ gene encoding spore cortex biosynthesis protein YabQ encodes the protein MTLTTQFYTMLSMIGMGALFGASLDTYNRFLNRSQRKRWLVFVNDLLFWIFQALSIFYTLFSVNFGELRFYIFIALLCGFAGYQALLKQGYLHLLEKLILFFISLYNFFVSMVKKIVYSPIKWLVVLLITLVLSIAKGLLKAVTFLLKMVYSIIKWAIKLTLSPVWWILKGIWNLLPNHLTKRVEKLYNKMAGIITVYIKKIYRVTEKVKKRFKK